tctgataaggcagataaaacacaatcgaaggatttgccaagccaccaaatcaatttgatgttttgTTTGATGGGCGAACCGCtctcaaaaaggaagaaaaaataactGTGCTCcgagaattttattttttctccggcgtagtcgtttactcaggtaatagttttaaatacttcgaacactggtagcgaaatatgacagAAAcgaaataaatcgaaaaacttcaaaagcgctacgtcatcaaacttttttttcaaaatcgatTACAAATGCAATAATTCCGGAATGCCAGATCTTGGCGCATTTTTTTATGTGAAAAACCCCACTGTTGCACCTTATTGTATACTCATTGGAGGTGAGTACTTGGGATATGAGGCATTGACTGCGCGTTGAGCCATCTCATTTTGCTTTGAGAAACCCCGTTTGGGATAgttattttatttagaatatttcactaaacaAACGAATGAAAAATGTTTACAGCTTAATTCATTCAAAGAGTATCTATGTGAGTTCACTACATAGTCAATCTAATAAATTTAGTGAAAGTATtttttagattagattagatttattcattctttcaataagttttttacatatatgtatacaataggaacttaacttaaaaaattattaataaatgaaagaaaGTTAAGGCATTCAGTAAAATAGTATGCAATTTTAGTGTTGAATGCCGTCACAAATTAATAATCATGAACATGTACGATATGTGTGGGGTGAAGGTAAAGATAATCCATAAGTTCAAtgagttaaataatgaaaataataaagaattaaaaataacaattttggtttcagttcactaagtgacagggttcagcaaagttttgatctcgtcgtgtgacagctctaataaaaaagatttaacattttttaaaaattctcgcaaattcctaatgacacgcatagtcgcaggtatcttattgaagactttacaagaaacgatagtaaagaagttattgaaatgaGTAGTACGAGAAGTGGGAACAACAGCAAGTCCCAGTGAGTTTTGCCTTAAGTTATAATTATCAGAGACgaggctgtgtaaatacccacagcgaataaaaaatatttttaacgtttTATAATAGTACATGTGCTTTACCGGAAGATTTTTCATTTCCCTGAATAAGTCCATGCTGTGGTGAAAACGGTTAACGTTGCATATCTTccttatgaaaaatttttgagtaATAAGAAGTTGCTGGATATTATTGTGAGAAGCACCCCCCCAAcagcatatgccatattgaagcCTTGAGTGAACCAACGCGTAGTAGATTGTTCTAagcgttgcgtttgaacatatCTTCCTCAGACTATAAAAATAGCGAACCGTGGATCGCATGTAGGACTtcaggcgagaaatatgtgttgaccaacttaaggattggtccacagaaaTTCCCAGATATTGGAAGACTTTAActctttcaattggaaaacacttgTCGCTACAAGTTGTTTCAGAATTATACCACGTTCCAGAgcacaacaaattgtttagagcaaaatgttcgcagtcagtggcgtggaatataatatcaatatcgggagagatttttgaatgtaaatcgAAATACATCATCTGTGTTTTCCTGCTAACAATCATTTTATGTGtagcaaaccacactctcaacaGATGAACATCATAGTTGACACCTGCTACCAAATCTAGATAGTTCGTtgaactataggctatagcaaggtcATCTGCAAACGCGGTAACCTTCCCAAAAAAGGGCAAGGAAAATAAGGAATTCAaataaattaagaacaatgtcgGACCTAAGACAGAACCTTGGGGTACTCCCAGGTCAATAGTAACAGAATCACTGAAACAACTGCCAACCTTAACTTTTTGCGCTCTTCCTGATAAGTAAGATTTCAACCAATtatacataaagccacgaaagcccacgcaatgtaatttatttaacaagatttggtgatctaccatatcaaatgctttcgtgataCCTACGAATAGGCCAGCACAGTTCTTTTTTTTGTCTAACTCGCTATATATAAAGGAACAAAAGTTCAAGAGGGCATCTTCGGTGGAACGTCCACATCGAAAACCAAATTGCATCGggctgaaaaaatttttgttgttaagaaattcaagaattctacgtttaacaagcttttcaaaagttttcgagatgGAAGAGAGCAAAGAAATTGGTCGGTAATTGTTTATATCCTttttgtcaccctttttaaataagGGAATGACTACAGCACATTTCAAGTCAGTAGGAAAAATTCCAGAAAAGatgcttttgttaaacaaataaactaaaatatcgACTAAATTTAAAGCGACATTTTTCAAAACCTGATTGGAAATTCCATCAGAGCCACGCGATCTGGAGTTATCTAAAGAATTAACTGCCTTTAATATTTCAGCGCCGGTAAAAGGTACAAAGTAAAAACTGCTGCCTGAGGTCGAAAATATAGGGTTAATCATCGAAGTTTCGCATGTGCCTGCAATTGTGTGAGTTAGACCGACTGAAGAAAAGTGACAGTTAAAGAGATTTGCTACAATTTTGGGATCAGAAATGTTTACAccactttgtaataaaataattgatgagtCGACTGATTTAGAACCCCgattaaaaatattgtttattaccttccattcctTCTTTGGGTTCCCATGCGATGCTCTGAACTCATTTCTATAGAAACTGTCGCGTTCAAAACGGACTTCTTTCCTTAACTTTTTACATAAGCCTCTATACCGATTACGAATCCTCGTATTGGACGAATATTGAGCACACTTTCTCCCAAGCTTATTTTTAAGGCGGATGGTTTTAACCAACCGCTGGCTGATCCAAGGCTTCAACTTTATTTCAGACCTAGGTGGAGTGAAAGAAAAGCTTGCTGCCTGTATATGGCTAATAAAGATATTTAAGAAGATTTGGTATGCAACAGAAACGTTATCTTCAGCATAAACTAAGTCCCAGGACTCAAACCGTAGGCTTTGGTTGAGGGAACCGAAATTAATCCTGGTGAATTTAGAATTAGCATTACTGCTATTCGGGGTTGTTTTTTTACGTGTAATGTTTATTACTAAGCCTGTCATAGAATGATCTGTAATGTTGAGGTTGAGATTTATACCAGtaacaatattaaatatataactgCTGCTGCGAACAAATACATGGTCGAGACAGCTCCCAGAAACACTACGAGTAGGTTCATTTAAAAAGGATGTTAGCCCATGATTAGTCATAAGCATAAGGTAGCTATCAGTTATAGCATTTATGTTGAGGATATCTAAATTAAGGTCACCTAGAATAAAAAAGTTACCAGAATTTTCACTGCAAAGAAGATTTGAAAACTCATCCAAAAATATCTGAACAGCGACCGAGTGTAGCCTGTAGACACATATGAAACTGAAAACTTTGGAATCCAACCTTAAAGATATCTTTAAAATGTCAGCACTCGTAATATCATATTCTAAGTATTCACATTCGTAATTACTTCttacaaaaactccaacaccacccgCTGAATATCGGTCATTTGTATTTGCAAAGAAAGTATAGCCAGGTATAGTAAATTCACGTATTTCGTAACAGTATATCCATATTtcggaaacaaaaattaaatccggtttgaatttaaataataccaaattacagagcaacaaatcaaaattttgccgaagactgCGTATGTTTTGATGGACAACAACAAAAGAGTCACTAGTAttacataataaatttaaatctttGATTGGGCTGACTACGGAGTGgctgttattatttaaaaaatcgaaagagaccattaaaattattattaataaaaagaaataaaaaggaaaactgACTCACTTTTGACAAATCGTCAAAAGTTCTTAAATAGACAACCACGTCATTATCAGCCTTTTTCATCAAAATACTGCCATTCTTAACCCACAGATATTTAtaacttttctctttttttattttttttgccacTGTGAACAGAGCTCGATTGTAGCTGGTGAGACTGTCGTTAATAAATATATTGCTTTTGTTTGTATCACCAAGAACTTCGGTAGTTAATTTTCTCTTCATCTTACGTTTGCTCGACATTATTTTACTCTTCATTTCAACTGAAGCAAAGTGCACTCGCACCACATTTCTCAAATGAGAAGATTCAGTTccctgctttattttttttacatagcaTCTGCTTATGTCGTCAGAAGTGACAGTTATGCCAAAAGCAGAGCCTAAAAGATTTTTTGTGACTTCACTTGCATTGTCACTTGTTAGTTGCGGCACACCAACAATGTCCACAGCACTGCTGAACAGTTGCTGTTCTCTCCAGTTCAATAAACCTTCCAGCTTGCTCACTCTATCGCACAATTTTGCGTTTTCCTCTTTGAGCTGCTTCACTATGCTGAGGAAATCAGAGTTTTGTTTCTTTAAGCCCACGTGTTCTTCATACAGCAATTGCAATGTTACTTCTTTCGTACCTGTGTTGGTTTGACTTGATAGCAATTGCTCTTGTTGAGGGCGGTAGAGTTGACCCGTTTGGTTTACATTGAggatattgctgttgttgtttgtggaTTTATGTAAGTTGTCGCTATTATTACCAATGAtcttttgtgtttgttgtttttggctGTTGAGCACAAGCTGTTTTTGTTTAGCAAGCGCCGCTGATGATGGTTTGGTGGATGTTTGTGCGGCAGACTTCGATCCTGATGTAGCAGACCCATCCATGGCAACAGTAGGCACAAAACCTGGTAATGGCTGTTGTTGTATGGACTTGCGCCGCGAAATAGTGCATGCACCACAGCGATGTTTAATGTTCTTGGACTTCATATAGTCCAAATCATCAGCAGTAATACTTGCACATGAGGCATGAAAAAAGCTACCACAATCAGCACACGCGACTTTAGATATACGTAATTTAACCAATATTTCTTACTTAAAGACTAAGATGATATAGTATACAACattatatctttttatttttgcaggaaTATTGCGATCACATAATCACCTTGTGGAACGATGTTGGCATAAGAACGTGTTTTGATCGTTCCAATGAATTCCCATTGCTGGATAGCACGAAGTAGTAAGTATTTTCTAGCCCTACAAATTTTATGAACGTAATTCCTAACTTTTTTCCATCACTTTTTCTCGTACAGTTTTCTCGACAATTTCGAACGCATCTCAGATCACGAATACATACCATCCACCGAGGATATATTACATAGTCGTAAAATCACCACCGGCATACACCAGATCACATTCAAAGTGAAAGTGCCACGCACAATGGGTGGTGGTGTGCAAGAGTTTCGCATGTACGATGTTGGTGGTCAGCGAGATCAACGCAATAAATGGATACAAGTCTTTGAAGGCATACAAGCGGTACTCTTTCTTATCTCATGTGGTGATTTTGATCAAAGTTTACGTGAAGATTCACGTCAAAATCGTTTACAAGAAGCACTCAACTTATTTCGTAGTGTTTGGCAAAATCGTTTTCTAGCCACAGCTGGTTTCATTGTTTTCTTGAATAAGCACGATGTGATGGAGCGTAAAATACGCGCTGGCAAGCACATCGTTGACTATTTTCCAGAATTCGAAGATTTCTGTAACTCAACACAAGATGGAAATTACTTTAGTGAATCGGATTGGACGAAACGTTTTATACAACAAAAATTGATTGATATTACACATGAACCATTTAAACGTAATTCTCGAAATAATGTTGATTATTCTAGGCGTGAATGTTATTATCATTTCACGGTGGCCACGGATACGTGTTGTGTACGAAAAGTTTTCAATGATGTTCATCAAATGATTCTGCATCAGAATATGAAAATGATGGGGTTGATGTAATGAGACTGTAAATGTGAATACCTAATACGATAATGTAGTAttagatgtatatataaatattagatTACAATTAGAGTATAATACCACCTAGTttacttatttaataattaattttaagTGTGAAGCGaatatttaatttgtttaacttTTTATATTAGAACTAGTGAATTCCTATTCTGCGACTGTGATTATAATAGGGATATTTATTGTCAGAAacaccatttttatataaaatataagttTTTCTACTGAAATTTGCGTAAAaataatatacacatatttcAAAATTAAGTTTATAATATGAAGGCATATGCTAATTAGATAGAACTTAACTTTTCATTAATGCGATAGGAGACTTTAATTAAAGACGAATTTTCAGAAttcagataaataaaataaaatgataaacTATGTTGGTGAATTTTTAATCGGCTATAGAGAAAAGCGAgaaaactattaaattacctACATGATTTGCTGAATCTCAGTGGCTGTGCCCACATGACGTACAGGTGAGTACCGAATGGCTTTG
The Eurosta solidaginis isolate ZX-2024a chromosome 5, ASM4086904v1, whole genome shotgun sequence DNA segment above includes these coding regions:
- the Galphaf gene encoding guanine nucleotide-binding protein G(f) subunit alpha isoform X1 → MKLRLLRCLRNTKPHAPDEFHTTPQDVEQQFIELRKSFRAAVKILLLGTAESGKTTIIKQMRILHINGYTDEERCDKIPEIYQNIHESMHQLVQQMSILGLQYQCIASRKSADYILLLGDQAPEYMNEEYCDHIITLWNDVGIRTCFDRSNEFPLLDSTKYFLDNFERISDHEYIPSTEDILHSRKITTGIHQITFKVKVPRTMGGGVQEFRMYDVGGQRDQRNKWIQVFEGIQAVLFLISCGDFDQSLREDSRQNRLQEALNLFRSVWQNRFLATAGFIVFLNKHDVMERKIRAGKHIVDYFPEFEDFCNSTQDGNYFSESDWTKRFIQQKLIDITHEPFKRNSRNNVDYSRRECYYHFTVATDTCCVRKVFNDVHQMILHQNMKMMGLM
- the Galphaf gene encoding guanine nucleotide-binding protein G(f) subunit alpha isoform X2; protein product: MRILHINGYTDEERCDKIPEIYQNIHESMHQLVQQMSILGLQYQCIASRKSADYILLLGDQAPEYMNEEYCDHIITLWNDVGIRTCFDRSNEFPLLDSTKYFLDNFERISDHEYIPSTEDILHSRKITTGIHQITFKVKVPRTMGGGVQEFRMYDVGGQRDQRNKWIQVFEGIQAVLFLISCGDFDQSLREDSRQNRLQEALNLFRSVWQNRFLATAGFIVFLNKHDVMERKIRAGKHIVDYFPEFEDFCNSTQDGNYFSESDWTKRFIQQKLIDITHEPFKRNSRNNVDYSRRECYYHFTVATDTCCVRKVFNDVHQMILHQNMKMMGLM